A part of Terriglobia bacterium genomic DNA contains:
- a CDS encoding type II toxin-antitoxin system RelE/ParE family toxin: MIKSFADAETAKFWQTGKSAKRPPGNLRSVSKRKLQMVDAAVALDDLKSPPGNKLHPLERERSHQHAIWINDQWRVAFTWKDGDAYEVEITDYH, translated from the coding sequence GTGATCAAGTCTTTTGCCGATGCCGAAACGGCGAAATTTTGGCAAACCGGGAAAAGCGCAAAGAGGCCGCCGGGAAATTTGCGATCCGTATCAAAGCGGAAGTTGCAAATGGTAGATGCGGCTGTGGCACTGGACGACCTCAAGAGTCCTCCCGGAAATAAGCTCCATCCTCTTGAACGCGAACGGTCCCATCAACACGCGATCTGGATCAATGACCAGTGGCGCGTGGCGTTTACGTGGAAAGATGGCGATGCGTACGAGGTCGAAATCACGGACTACCACTGA